Within the Fischerella sp. PCC 9605 genome, the region GAAAGCATCAGCCGCTTGCAGCATTCGATAAATATTCCACGGCCCTGGTGTGCAAGTAGTAGCGTTTGTCCCTGTTGCGGGGCCAGTACCACCACCAATCATAGTGGTAATACCAGAAGCAATGGCTACTTCAATTTGTTGGGGGCAAATAAAATGAATGTGGGTGTCGATACCGCCAGCCGTAAGAATCATTCCTTCGCCAGCGACGGCTTCAGTACCAGGGCCAATAATAATATCTATATTGTTTTGAATATAAGGATTTCCAGCTTTACCAATTTTGAATATTTTGCCATCTTTAATGCCGATATCTGCTTTGACAATTCCCCACCAATCCAAAATCAAAGCATTAGTAATTACCATATCAACAGCACCAGCGGCGTTAGAAATGGGTGATTGGCCCATTCCGTCGCGAATGACTTTACCACCGCCGAATTTTACTTCGTCACCGTAGGTGGTGAAGTCTTGTTCGACTTCAATAAATAATTCTGTATCTGCAAGGCGGATGCGATCGCCTACTGTGGGGCCATAGGTTTCTGCGTAAGCGCGGCGATCCATTCTATAACTCATGTTAACTCCTGAATATTTTTTAACGCAGAGGCACGCAAAGGAAAACGCAGAGGGACGCAGAGGGTTTTAGAGTTGTCCGTTAATTCTGCTGTTGAAGCCGTAGACTTGGCGTGTACCAGCTAAGGGGACGAGAGTCACTTCTTTTTCGTCGCCTGGTTCAAAGCGGACTGCTGTTCCGGCGGGGATATCGAGACGCATTCCTCGTGCTTGTTCTCTATCGAAGTTTAACGCAGCGTTGACTTCAAAAAAGTGAAAGTGAGAACCAATTTGTATGGGGCGATCGCCTGTATTTGACACTCGCAATTTTACAGTCAGACGCCCTATATTTAGTTCAATTTCTCCTGCTGGTGTAATTATTTCTCCTGGAATCATGGATAAATCCTATATAAAACTAATCACGAATTGGGTTATGCACTGTCACCAACTTCGTACCATCAGGAAAAGTCGCTTCCACTTGCACTTCATGCACCATTTCTGGCACACCTTCCATGACATCATCTCGCCTCAACAGCGTAGTACCGTAACTCATTAATTCTGCTACAGTATGCCCATCTCTCGCACCCTCTAAAATAGCAGCAGAAATATAAGCAATAGCTTCTGGATAATTCAATTTCAAACCTCTTGCCTTGCGTCTTTCTGCAAGCATTGCAGCAGTAAAAATCAGCAGTTTGTCTTTCTCTTGCGGCGTCAGTTGCATTTCCTAAACTCCCTTGGTGACTTGGTGAGTCCACTAAATCTGCCAAACTCTAGGTATGCAGTTACCACGATTTAAAAAAGACATGCGTAATAACTGCCAAACACCGATAAACCAGTGTCTCACCTCAGCAGTAGAAGAACCACGATATCGACACAAAAATCCATGTTCTAAACGAGTAACGCCTATTTGGGAAGAGAGGGGGAGGGGAAGAGAGGGCGAAGGGGGGATAGGTTGCCAAATATTCCTTGCTTTCTCAATGATTTCCACAGAAACAGCACTTCCTACCCAAACTAAACTACCCACTACTGGTTGTCCTGCCAAGCCGTGGGGACTGTAGAAAATTTCTTCACTACCAGGAACCCATTGTCTATCTATCCACAAAGGTTTACCTTGCTGCCAAATTTCAGTATTACTGCGCCACTCTCCCTGCAAAAATTTCTCTCCCCTAGCACTGCGACCAAACCTAGTAATTTCCCAGCTTAAATAGCTAGCTCCGGTAGTTAATTCTACTCGTAAATCTTGCCGATACAACGCACTGTTAAAGACTATTGTTTCTTGCGGTATCCACTCCAAACAAGCACCTGCATCAACTTTTATCTCGATAGTTTGTCTTGCAGTCGTGCCGTTACTGCGATATATCTTTCCAGCAGCAGCTGTTGTAATTAAGGCTTGGGCGTTGGGTTGGAGGTGGAGGTGATAAGAAAGGCGATCGCCTCCCACCACACCCCCAGCAGTATGTAAAATTACGCTATGACAAACTTCCTGCCCCTCTGGGTAAAATGGGCGTTGCACCTTCAGCGGTGCTTGATTGCGATT harbors:
- a CDS encoding urease subunit beta; its protein translation is MIPGEIITPAGEIELNIGRLTVKLRVSNTGDRPIQIGSHFHFFEVNAALNFDREQARGMRLDIPAGTAVRFEPGDEKEVTLVPLAGTRQVYGFNSRINGQL
- the ureA gene encoding urease subunit gamma, which encodes MQLTPQEKDKLLIFTAAMLAERRKARGLKLNYPEAIAYISAAILEGARDGHTVAELMSYGTTLLRRDDVMEGVPEMVHEVQVEATFPDGTKLVTVHNPIRD
- a CDS encoding urease accessory protein UreD; this translates as MNQSCNSQTTAKPVNGWHGKLNLVYAHSQSGTQLIFNRNQAPLKVQRPFYPEGQEVCHSVILHTAGGVVGGDRLSYHLHLQPNAQALITTAAAGKIYRSNGTTARQTIEIKVDAGACLEWIPQETIVFNSALYRQDLRVELTTGASYLSWEITRFGRSARGEKFLQGEWRSNTEIWQQGKPLWIDRQWVPGSEEIFYSPHGLAGQPVVGSLVWVGSAVSVEIIEKARNIWQPIPPSPSLPLPLSSQIGVTRLEHGFLCRYRGSSTAEVRHWFIGVWQLLRMSFLNRGNCIPRVWQI